A DNA window from Rossellomorea marisflavi contains the following coding sequences:
- the tig gene encoding trigger factor, which yields MSAKWEKQEGNQGVLTIEVEAAKVNEGLDAAFKKVVKQVNVPGFRKGKMPRGMFEKRFGVESLYQDALDFILPEAYAKAIEETGIEPIDRPEIDVEQMEKGKDLVFTAKVQVKPEVKLGEYKGLEVEKMDDEVTAEDVEAELTSLQEKQAELVVKEEGKAEEGDTVTMDFEGFVDGEAFEGGQADNYSLELGSGQFIPGFEEQLVGVAAGEEKDVEVSFPEEYHAAELAGKAATFKVKIHEIKAKELPALDDEFAKDADEEVETLAELKEKIENRLKESKKTEAETAVREALVEKASENAEVEIPEVMVDAEVDRMMQEFGQRLQMQGMTLELYFQFSGQSEEDLRGQMKEDAGKRVRTNLTLEAIAAAENLEVTDEEAEEEVTKMAEQYNMSADNIKQALGGLDTLKADLKVRKALEFLVDNSKTVA from the coding sequence ATGTCTGCAAAATGGGAAAAGCAAGAAGGGAACCAAGGTGTTCTTACAATCGAAGTAGAAGCAGCTAAAGTGAACGAAGGTTTGGACGCTGCGTTCAAAAAAGTTGTGAAGCAAGTTAACGTACCAGGATTCCGTAAAGGTAAAATGCCACGTGGCATGTTCGAAAAACGTTTCGGCGTAGAATCTCTTTATCAGGATGCATTGGATTTCATCCTTCCTGAAGCATATGCTAAAGCGATCGAAGAAACTGGAATCGAGCCAATCGACCGTCCGGAAATCGACGTAGAGCAAATGGAAAAAGGAAAAGATCTTGTCTTCACAGCGAAAGTTCAAGTGAAACCTGAAGTGAAGCTTGGCGAATACAAAGGTCTTGAAGTAGAAAAAATGGACGATGAAGTAACAGCTGAAGATGTAGAAGCTGAACTTACTTCCCTTCAAGAAAAACAAGCTGAGCTTGTTGTCAAAGAAGAAGGCAAAGCTGAAGAAGGCGACACAGTGACAATGGATTTCGAAGGATTCGTTGACGGTGAAGCATTCGAAGGCGGCCAAGCGGATAACTACTCACTTGAACTTGGTTCAGGTCAGTTCATCCCTGGTTTCGAAGAGCAGCTTGTAGGCGTAGCAGCCGGCGAAGAAAAAGACGTTGAGGTAAGCTTCCCAGAAGAATACCATGCGGCAGAGCTTGCTGGTAAAGCAGCAACATTCAAAGTGAAAATCCACGAAATCAAAGCGAAAGAACTTCCGGCTCTTGATGATGAGTTCGCGAAAGATGCAGACGAAGAAGTGGAAACACTTGCTGAACTGAAAGAAAAAATCGAAAACCGCCTGAAAGAGTCTAAAAAGACTGAAGCGGAAACAGCAGTACGTGAAGCACTAGTGGAAAAAGCTTCTGAAAATGCTGAAGTGGAAATTCCTGAAGTTATGGTTGACGCTGAAGTGGACCGCATGATGCAAGAATTCGGTCAACGCCTTCAAATGCAAGGTATGACGCTTGAGCTTTACTTCCAATTCTCTGGTCAATCAGAAGAAGATCTTCGCGGTCAAATGAAAGAAGATGCTGGCAAACGCGTACGCACAAACCTTACGCTTGAAGCGATCGCAGCAGCAGAAAATCTTGAAGTGACAGACGAAGAAGCGGAAGAAGAAGTTACGAAAATGGCTGAGCAGTACAACATGTCAGCTGACAACATCAAGCAGGCCCTTGGCGGACTTGATACGTTGAAAGCAGACCTTAAAGTGCGCAAAGCATTGGAATTCCTTGTAGATAACAGCAAAACAGTAGCATAA
- a CDS encoding tetratricopeptide repeat protein codes for MTNQDEFGKVIAFPGLKDRLFEKGVEALEEGDAHAACDLLSQAYELESLNPEISTALVLALYECKEYEEAQAICREMLLEGVGDYFETVDMYLMILIQLHEHQDVVDTLHALFDEKEVPFEKEEHFRKLLQFSEKMLNAPAEETEEEADGPLLLEGKSLEEQIIITAGLVQRNIRPYRKELEEGLQDEDMHPFVQTMIVNVLREHGVASEILVKKLGREGVVQPENLPEVFTSDAFREAVLSLEELLLQDSPTLIRHAEEVLKRHAFLLYPFDMEWDPDDIALAYGHYAAGILGDEELEKDLQEKMDGGESKTVLAFIHELEEISSPNI; via the coding sequence ATGACAAATCAAGATGAGTTCGGGAAGGTGATTGCCTTTCCCGGTCTGAAGGACCGACTGTTCGAAAAAGGGGTGGAAGCCCTGGAGGAGGGGGATGCGCATGCAGCATGCGATCTTCTTTCACAGGCATACGAGCTTGAATCGTTGAATCCCGAAATCAGCACGGCCCTCGTCCTTGCCTTGTATGAGTGCAAGGAGTACGAGGAGGCGCAGGCAATCTGCAGGGAAATGCTCCTTGAGGGGGTCGGTGATTACTTCGAAACGGTCGACATGTACCTCATGATCCTCATCCAGCTGCATGAGCATCAGGATGTGGTGGATACACTTCATGCCCTCTTCGATGAGAAGGAGGTCCCTTTTGAGAAGGAAGAGCATTTCAGGAAGCTCCTTCAATTCAGCGAGAAGATGCTGAATGCACCGGCAGAAGAAACGGAGGAAGAAGCCGACGGACCTCTCCTTCTCGAAGGAAAAAGCCTTGAAGAACAGATCATCATCACAGCCGGATTGGTTCAGCGCAATATCAGACCGTACAGGAAGGAACTTGAAGAGGGCCTGCAGGATGAAGACATGCATCCCTTCGTCCAGACGATGATCGTGAATGTCTTGAGGGAGCATGGGGTGGCAAGTGAGATCCTCGTGAAAAAGCTTGGAAGGGAAGGAGTCGTTCAGCCTGAGAACCTTCCGGAGGTTTTCACGTCTGACGCATTCCGTGAAGCGGTCCTTTCCCTGGAGGAGCTCCTCCTTCAGGACAGCCCGACCCTGATCCGTCATGCAGAAGAAGTGCTGAAGCGCCATGCTTTCCTTCTTTATCCCTTTGATATGGAATGGGATCCCGATGACATCGCCTTGGCCTATGGTCACTATGCAGCAGGCATCCTCGGGGACGAAGAATTGGAGAAGGATCTGCAGGAAAAGATGGATGGAGGAGAGAGCAAAACGGTCCTTGCTTTCATTCATGAACTTGAAGAAATTTCTTCACCGAATATTTAA
- a CDS encoding metallophosphoesterase → MNILVVSDSHGSKEELADLSRMYAGKMDVMIHCGDSELRADDEVLDHFKVVRGNCDMDQRFPETHLEEGDGRRILVTHGHLYGIKMSLMKLKYKAEELGADMVFFGHSHELGAELMDGILFLNPGSILLPRGRHEKTYALIESTKHKIHVKFLTEKHELVEEIEFDM, encoded by the coding sequence ATGAACATTTTAGTTGTAAGCGACAGCCACGGGTCCAAGGAAGAACTGGCCGACCTGTCCAGGATGTATGCGGGAAAGATGGACGTCATGATCCACTGCGGGGATTCCGAACTGCGCGCGGATGACGAAGTCCTGGACCACTTCAAAGTGGTCCGCGGAAACTGCGACATGGATCAACGGTTCCCTGAGACGCATCTTGAAGAAGGGGACGGCAGGAGAATCCTCGTGACCCACGGGCATTTATACGGAATTAAGATGTCATTGATGAAACTGAAGTACAAAGCGGAAGAACTGGGAGCCGATATGGTCTTCTTCGGTCATTCCCATGAACTGGGGGCGGAGCTGATGGACGGGATCCTATTCCTGAATCCAGGCAGCATCCTCCTGCCAAGGGGAAGGCACGAGAAAACGTACGCCCTCATCGAATCAACTAAGCACAAGATCCACGTGAAATTCCTGACGGAAAAACACGAGCTCGTCGAGGAAATCGAATTCGACATGTAA
- a CDS encoding XTP/dITP diphosphatase: MEKTMAKNVIIATKNRGKAKEFDLMFKPYGYEVQTLLDLPHIEDVEETGVTFEENAILKAETVAKELDCLVISDDSGLSIDALDGRPGVYSARYAGEAKSDEANMEKVLAELEGVEEANRTARFHCVLAIAGPGRKTETVNGSCEGVILEEKRGSNGFGYDPIFFVPSLGKAMAELTPDEKRSISHRGHALDQLRERLSDFV, translated from the coding sequence ATGGAGAAAACTATGGCAAAGAACGTCATCATCGCAACCAAGAACAGGGGAAAAGCGAAAGAATTCGATCTCATGTTTAAGCCATATGGTTATGAGGTACAGACATTACTAGATTTACCACATATTGAAGACGTGGAAGAGACTGGTGTCACATTCGAAGAGAATGCGATCCTGAAAGCCGAGACAGTGGCAAAAGAGCTCGACTGCCTCGTCATATCCGATGATTCGGGATTGAGCATCGACGCACTGGACGGCCGTCCGGGCGTTTATTCCGCACGCTACGCCGGGGAAGCGAAAAGCGATGAAGCGAATATGGAAAAGGTCCTTGCCGAACTCGAAGGAGTGGAGGAAGCAAACCGGACGGCCCGCTTCCATTGTGTACTGGCCATCGCAGGACCTGGCCGGAAGACGGAGACCGTAAACGGATCGTGTGAAGGTGTCATCCTCGAAGAGAAACGGGGAAGCAATGGGTTCGGTTATGATCCGATCTTCTTTGTCCCGTCACTCGGAAAGGCCATGGCAGAGCTCACGCCGGATGAAAAGCGGAGCATCAGCCATCGCGGACACGCACTGGATCAATTGAGAGAGAGACTATCCGACTTCGTGTAA
- the rph gene encoding ribonuclease PH, with protein MRYDGRQKMELRPVEIETGYIKHPEGSVLITVGETKVICNASIEDRVPPFMRNSGKGWITAEYSMLPRATDTRNIRESSKGKISGRTMEIQRLIGRALRAVVDLEALGERTIWIDCDVIQADGGTRTASITGAFVAMALALGKLQDQNKISSFPLKSFLAATSVGIVEEHGAVLDLNYVEDSQAMVDMNIIMTGEGEFVELQGTGEEATFTMNQLQELLELGQTGIRELFDIQKDVLGELADRIQ; from the coding sequence ATGAGATACGATGGAAGACAGAAGATGGAGCTTAGGCCGGTTGAAATCGAGACGGGTTATATCAAGCATCCGGAAGGTTCGGTGCTGATCACGGTAGGAGAGACGAAGGTCATTTGCAACGCCAGCATCGAGGACCGCGTACCGCCGTTCATGCGAAACAGCGGAAAGGGCTGGATCACTGCCGAATACTCCATGCTTCCGCGCGCGACCGACACGAGGAATATCAGGGAATCATCCAAAGGGAAGATTTCCGGGCGCACGATGGAGATCCAGCGTCTGATCGGACGGGCCCTGCGTGCCGTCGTGGACCTGGAAGCACTCGGGGAACGCACGATCTGGATCGACTGTGATGTCATCCAGGCGGACGGCGGGACAAGGACCGCTTCCATCACGGGGGCATTCGTCGCCATGGCCCTTGCCCTCGGAAAACTTCAGGATCAGAACAAAATCAGCAGCTTCCCGCTCAAGAGCTTCCTCGCCGCTACCAGCGTCGGGATCGTGGAAGAGCATGGGGCAGTGCTCGATTTGAATTATGTAGAAGACAGCCAGGCCATGGTGGATATGAATATCATCATGACGGGCGAAGGAGAATTCGTCGAGCTGCAGGGGACCGGGGAGGAAGCGACATTCACGATGAATCAGCTTCAGGAACTCCTTGAACTCGGCCAGACCGGGATCCGTGAACTATTCGACATTCAAAAGGACGTACTGGGTGAACTCGCAGACAGAATACAGTAA
- a CDS encoding GerMN domain-containing protein gives MAKKAKVSIAVTVLASSVYLSGCGLFSFGDKKEKIDPPQDTSYLKEGEKVDTAKKDEGKETSAKKEEATENSVMTELYLIDKNGYVVSQSILLPGKESVAKQALEHLVVNGPVQEVLPNGFRAVIPADTQVSVDIKDGVAVADFSPEFKEYQPEDEQRILESITWTLTQFDSVEKVELRVNGYPLTEMPVGGTPISEDGLTRKTGINVDTSGIADPTSTKPLTVYYVSQTDKETYYVPVTKRVSSNETDNVKAVVNELIEGPGYASSLVSDFTGAELLDDPKIKDGNVTLNFNEGVYGSVEEKLVSEHMLNALVLSLTEQKDIKGVSVEVNGEAASVAKDGEAVTEPVTRPENVNAIGF, from the coding sequence ATGGCGAAAAAAGCGAAAGTGTCCATTGCAGTAACGGTATTAGCATCTTCTGTGTATCTGTCGGGGTGTGGGTTGTTCAGCTTTGGGGATAAGAAGGAAAAGATCGATCCCCCTCAGGATACCTCGTATTTAAAAGAAGGTGAGAAAGTAGATACAGCCAAAAAGGATGAAGGCAAGGAAACCTCTGCCAAAAAAGAAGAAGCGACTGAAAACAGCGTCATGACGGAGCTTTATCTCATCGACAAGAACGGGTACGTCGTCTCCCAGTCGATCCTGCTGCCAGGCAAAGAAAGTGTGGCCAAACAGGCGCTTGAACATCTGGTCGTGAACGGCCCGGTGCAAGAAGTGCTGCCGAACGGATTCAGGGCCGTGATCCCTGCTGATACCCAGGTATCGGTCGACATCAAGGACGGAGTGGCGGTAGCCGATTTCTCCCCTGAGTTCAAGGAATATCAGCCTGAAGATGAGCAGCGGATCCTCGAGTCCATCACCTGGACGCTTACCCAGTTTGATTCCGTGGAAAAAGTGGAACTCCGTGTGAACGGCTATCCGCTGACGGAAATGCCGGTTGGCGGAACGCCGATCAGTGAAGACGGTCTGACCCGGAAAACCGGTATCAATGTCGATACGAGCGGGATTGCCGATCCGACAAGCACGAAGCCATTGACGGTGTATTATGTGTCCCAGACCGACAAGGAAACGTATTATGTACCGGTCACGAAGCGGGTGAGTTCGAATGAAACCGATAATGTGAAGGCCGTGGTGAATGAGCTTATCGAAGGACCGGGATATGCATCCTCCCTCGTCAGTGATTTCACAGGGGCGGAACTTCTAGATGATCCGAAGATCAAGGATGGGAATGTGACGTTGAACTTCAATGAAGGCGTCTACGGCAGCGTGGAGGAAAAACTCGTTTCCGAGCATATGCTGAACGCCCTCGTCCTCTCATTGACGGAACAAAAGGACATCAAAGGGGTATCCGTTGAAGTGAACGGGGAAGCGGCGTCCGTTGCGAAGGATGGAGAAGCCGTGACAGAACCGGTGACCCGTCCGGAAAATGTCAATGCGATTGGTTTCTGA
- the racE gene encoding glutamate racemase, which translates to MIQPIGVIDSGVGGLTVAKEIMRQLPKETIYYLGDTARCPYGPRTVEEVRQFTWDMTRYLLQYDMKMLIIACNTATAAALDEIQTHLDIPVIGVIHPGARAAIKRTRNKRVGVLGTIGTVNSKAYPDALHSLHGGLEVSSLACPKFVPLVESGEYGSDVADRIISETLEGLKGLDLDTLILGCTHYPLLQPKIQAFMGPSVSVISSGDETASEVSTILDYYNLLYRGVHPPEHRFFTTGSSTIFSGIASDWLDGEILAETIRIE; encoded by the coding sequence GTGATTCAACCTATAGGCGTGATCGACTCTGGCGTAGGTGGCCTGACGGTGGCCAAGGAAATCATGCGCCAGCTGCCGAAAGAAACCATCTATTATCTAGGGGATACAGCGAGATGCCCGTATGGTCCAAGGACCGTGGAAGAAGTAAGGCAGTTCACCTGGGACATGACCCGGTATCTGCTCCAGTATGATATGAAAATGCTCATCATTGCCTGCAATACGGCAACTGCCGCCGCCCTGGATGAAATCCAGACGCATCTGGATATCCCCGTCATCGGGGTCATCCATCCGGGAGCACGGGCAGCGATCAAGCGAACGCGCAATAAACGGGTCGGCGTACTCGGGACGATCGGGACCGTGAACAGCAAGGCCTACCCCGATGCCCTGCACTCCCTTCACGGGGGCCTTGAGGTATCGTCCCTCGCCTGTCCGAAGTTCGTCCCTCTCGTGGAAAGTGGGGAATACGGAAGCGACGTGGCCGATCGCATCATCAGTGAAACCCTGGAAGGATTGAAGGGGCTCGATCTTGATACCCTGATCCTGGGTTGCACCCATTATCCGCTTCTGCAGCCGAAGATCCAGGCATTCATGGGTCCTTCTGTGAGCGTCATCAGCTCAGGGGACGAGACGGCGAGTGAAGTGAGCACGATCCTGGACTACTACAATCTACTATATAGAGGGGTCCATCCCCCTGAACACCGTTTCTTCACGACGGGCTCCTCTACGATCTTCTCCGGGATCGCCTCCGACTGGCTCGACGGGGAGATCCTGGCCGAAACCATCCGCATTGAGTAA
- a CDS encoding MarR family winged helix-turn-helix transcriptional regulator, with product MGNVKDAAAAGVVADIEKDLRYISSIIKQKGREILSQYTITPPQFIALQWLFEFGDMTIGDLSNRMYLACSTTTDLVDRMEKNQLVERVRDEKDRRVVRIHMLKEGERIIEEVINKRQNYLESVLSDFSYDEVLQLQQNLSKLHLEIKPE from the coding sequence ATGGGAAATGTGAAGGATGCGGCCGCGGCCGGAGTGGTAGCGGATATTGAGAAAGATCTAAGGTACATCTCGTCCATCATTAAACAAAAAGGGCGTGAAATCCTCAGTCAGTATACAATCACACCTCCTCAGTTCATCGCCCTTCAGTGGCTGTTTGAATTCGGTGATATGACGATCGGGGATCTATCGAACCGGATGTATCTCGCCTGCAGCACGACGACCGACCTCGTGGACAGGATGGAAAAAAATCAGCTCGTCGAACGGGTGAGGGATGAGAAGGACCGTCGTGTCGTCAGGATCCATATGCTGAAAGAGGGCGAAAGGATCATTGAAGAAGTGATCAATAAAAGGCAGAATTATTTGGAGAGCGTGCTGTCGGATTTCTCATACGATGAAGTGCTTCAGCTTCAGCAAAACCTCTCGAAATTACATCTAGAAATCAAACCAGAATGA
- a CDS encoding helix-turn-helix domain-containing protein, which translates to MKDNDFTHKPLLTKREKEVFELLVQDKTTKEIAGDLFISEKTVRNHISNAMQKLGVKGRSQAVVELLRMGELKL; encoded by the coding sequence TTGAAGGACAATGATTTTACACACAAACCGTTGCTCACCAAAAGAGAGAAAGAAGTATTCGAACTGTTGGTACAGGACAAAACCACCAAGGAAATTGCCGGTGATTTATTCATCAGTGAAAAAACAGTTCGGAATCATATTTCCAACGCCATGCAAAAGCTTGGAGTGAAGGGGCGATCTCAAGCTGTTGTAGAGCTTCTTCGCATGGGGGAACTAAAGCTTTAA
- a CDS encoding acyl-CoA thioesterase, which produces MKNVTYIEDVNTWKEGFSFFIDVKVRFSEVDMFGHMNNTVPFVYFEQARIDYFKSLGFMQDWVKPDHETMIVVADLQCDFARQVYFDEHVRLYVKAGEIGNSSVDLHYMGVNAKDDICFVGRGTMVQISKRTGKGAPWTDEMKNRFNESPSGSMS; this is translated from the coding sequence ATGAAGAACGTTACATATATTGAGGATGTAAATACGTGGAAGGAAGGGTTTTCATTTTTCATCGATGTCAAGGTGCGGTTTTCAGAGGTGGATATGTTCGGCCATATGAACAATACCGTTCCATTTGTTTACTTTGAACAGGCAAGGATCGATTATTTCAAGAGTCTCGGATTCATGCAGGACTGGGTGAAGCCCGATCATGAAACAATGATCGTCGTGGCGGATCTTCAGTGTGATTTTGCGAGGCAGGTCTATTTCGATGAGCATGTGCGGCTCTATGTGAAGGCAGGGGAGATCGGGAATTCCTCCGTGGACCTTCACTATATGGGCGTGAACGCCAAGGATGACATCTGCTTCGTCGGAAGAGGAACCATGGTCCAAATATCAAAAAGGACCGGGAAAGGTGCTCCATGGACGGATGAGATGAAGAACAGGTTCAATGAGAGCCCTTCAGGATCGATGTCATAA
- the sdhB gene encoding succinate dehydrogenase iron-sulfur subunit, with protein sequence MAEKKIRFVITRQEGPDAAPYQEEFALDYRPNMNVISALMEIRRNPVNAKGEGTTPINWDMNCLEEVCGACSMVINGKPRQSCTALIDQLEQPIRLEPMRTFPVVRDLQVDRSRMFDSLKKVKAWIPIDGTYDLGPGPRMPEKKRQWAYELSKCMTCGVCLEACPNVNSKSDFIGPAPLSQVRLFNAHPTGAMNKDERLEAIMGDGGLANCGNSQNCVQSCPKGIPLTTSIAALNRETTFQMFKNFFGSDHMVDS encoded by the coding sequence ATGGCTGAGAAAAAGATCCGTTTTGTCATCACCCGTCAGGAAGGCCCGGATGCCGCCCCTTATCAAGAAGAGTTCGCCCTTGATTATCGCCCGAATATGAACGTGATCTCCGCTTTGATGGAGATCCGTCGTAACCCGGTCAATGCGAAAGGGGAAGGCACGACACCGATCAACTGGGATATGAACTGCCTTGAGGAAGTATGTGGAGCCTGCTCCATGGTCATCAACGGGAAACCGAGACAATCCTGTACGGCCCTGATCGATCAGCTCGAGCAGCCGATCCGTCTTGAGCCTATGCGCACCTTCCCGGTCGTACGCGACCTGCAGGTGGACCGCAGCAGGATGTTCGACAGCCTGAAGAAAGTGAAAGCCTGGATCCCGATCGATGGTACGTATGATCTTGGACCTGGTCCGCGTATGCCTGAGAAAAAGCGTCAGTGGGCGTATGAGCTTTCTAAATGCATGACCTGCGGTGTTTGCCTTGAGGCTTGTCCGAATGTAAACAGCAAGTCGGACTTCATCGGTCCTGCTCCGCTATCACAAGTACGCCTCTTCAATGCGCATCCGACGGGTGCCATGAACAAAGATGAGCGTCTTGAAGCCATCATGGGCGACGGAGGGCTTGCGAACTGTGGGAACTCTCAAAACTGCGTGCAGTCTTGTCCGAAGGGGATCCCTTTGACAACCTCCATCGCAGCATTGAACAGGGAGACCACCTTCCAGATGTTCAAAAACTTCTTCGGAAGCGACCACATGGTGGATTCATAA
- the sdhA gene encoding succinate dehydrogenase flavoprotein subunit, with protein MSKGKIIVVGGGLAGLMATIKAAEKGAPVDLFSLVPVKRSHSVCAQGGINGAVNTKGEGDSPWEHFDDTVYGGDFLANQPPVKAMTEAAPGIIHLLDRMGVMFNRTPEGLLDFRRFGGTQHHRTAFAGATTGQQLLYALDEQVRRHEVAGLVNKYEGWEFLGVIIDDEGKARGIVAQNLQTMEIQSFPADAVIMATGGPGIIFGKSTNSVINTGSAASIVYQQGAYYANGEFIQIHPTAIPGDDKLRLMSESARGEGGRVWTYKDGKPWYFLEEKYPAYGNLVPRDIATREIFDVCVNQKLGINGENMVYLDLSHKDSKELDIKLGGIIEIYEKFMGDDPRKVPMKIFPAVHYSMGGLWVDYDQMTNIPGLFAAGECDYSQHGGNRLGANSLLSAIYGGMVAGPNAIKYIEGLESSVETVPASVFERHVKQEQEKWNEIMSMDGTENAYVIHKELGEWMTDNVTVVRHNDKLVETDKKIVELMERYKKININDTAKWSNQGAMFTRQLWNMLQLARVITIGALNRNESRGAHYKPEFPERNDEDFLKTTMAKFNASANAPEFHYEEVDTSLIKPRKRDYSKKKGGSN; from the coding sequence ATGAGTAAAGGGAAAATCATCGTAGTCGGTGGTGGATTAGCCGGTCTGATGGCCACCATCAAAGCAGCAGAAAAAGGCGCACCGGTCGATCTATTTTCATTGGTGCCAGTTAAGCGCTCCCACTCCGTTTGCGCACAGGGTGGCATAAACGGAGCGGTCAATACAAAAGGAGAAGGGGATTCTCCTTGGGAACATTTCGATGATACGGTCTATGGAGGAGACTTCCTGGCGAATCAGCCGCCGGTCAAGGCCATGACAGAAGCAGCACCAGGCATCATCCACCTTTTGGACCGGATGGGCGTCATGTTCAACCGTACACCGGAAGGCCTGCTTGACTTCCGCCGCTTTGGTGGAACACAGCATCACCGTACTGCGTTCGCCGGTGCGACAACCGGTCAGCAGTTATTGTACGCATTGGACGAGCAGGTCCGTCGCCATGAAGTGGCAGGGCTCGTGAATAAATATGAAGGATGGGAATTCCTTGGTGTCATCATCGATGATGAAGGCAAGGCACGCGGGATCGTCGCCCAGAACCTTCAAACAATGGAAATCCAGTCATTCCCGGCCGATGCCGTCATCATGGCAACGGGAGGACCCGGCATCATCTTCGGAAAATCAACGAACTCCGTCATCAATACAGGATCCGCTGCTTCCATCGTGTATCAGCAGGGTGCGTATTATGCGAACGGTGAGTTCATCCAGATCCATCCGACAGCGATTCCAGGGGACGATAAACTCCGCCTCATGAGTGAATCGGCACGTGGGGAAGGCGGACGCGTCTGGACATACAAAGACGGAAAGCCTTGGTACTTCCTTGAAGAGAAATACCCGGCATACGGAAACCTCGTACCGCGTGATATCGCGACGCGTGAAATCTTCGACGTGTGCGTGAATCAGAAGCTCGGCATCAACGGAGAGAACATGGTGTATCTTGATCTGTCCCATAAGGATTCGAAGGAACTCGACATCAAGCTCGGCGGCATCATCGAAATCTATGAGAAGTTCATGGGTGATGATCCACGCAAGGTTCCGATGAAGATCTTCCCTGCGGTCCACTATTCAATGGGCGGCCTGTGGGTCGATTACGATCAGATGACGAATATCCCTGGACTGTTTGCTGCCGGTGAGTGTGATTACTCCCAGCATGGTGGGAACCGACTTGGAGCCAACTCCCTGCTTTCCGCAATCTATGGCGGTATGGTGGCCGGCCCGAATGCGATCAAGTACATCGAGGGGCTTGAAAGCTCAGTCGAAACCGTACCTGCATCTGTATTCGAGCGCCATGTGAAGCAGGAGCAAGAGAAATGGAACGAAATCATGAGCATGGATGGAACCGAGAATGCGTATGTGATCCACAAAGAGCTTGGTGAGTGGATGACGGATAACGTGACGGTCGTTCGTCATAATGACAAGCTTGTGGAAACCGATAAGAAAATCGTAGAGCTCATGGAGCGCTATAAAAAGATCAACATCAATGACACGGCTAAGTGGAGCAATCAGGGTGCCATGTTCACGCGTCAGCTTTGGAACATGCTGCAGCTTGCCCGCGTCATCACCATCGGTGCCTTGAACCGGAATGAAAGCCGCGGTGCCCACTACAAGCCTGAATTCCCTGAGCGTAATGACGAGGACTTCCTCAAGACGACGATGGCGAAGTTCAATGCTTCCGCCAATGCGCCGGAATTCCATTACGAAGAAGTGGATACATCGTTGATCAAACCGCGTAAACGTGACTACTCTAAGAAAAAAGGGGGTTCTAACTAA
- a CDS encoding succinate dehydrogenase cytochrome b558 subunit, producing the protein MAGNREFNFRRLHSLLGVIPVGLFLTQHLVVNHFATGGEESFNQAAHFMESLPFRYFLEIFIIFLPLYFHAIYGIYIAFTSKNNASRFGFFRNWMFLLQRVSGVITFIFVTWHVWQTRVAVFFGATVNFQMMEEIFSNPFMVAFYVLGVLSTIFHFANGLWSFCVSWGITVTPRSQRIATYVTIGIFLALSIVGMRAIFAFIV; encoded by the coding sequence ATGGCTGGAAATCGAGAGTTTAATTTTCGCAGGCTTCATTCATTACTAGGTGTGATTCCGGTTGGATTATTCTTAACGCAACATTTAGTGGTGAACCATTTTGCCACTGGCGGGGAAGAGTCGTTCAACCAGGCAGCACATTTCATGGAAAGTCTACCTTTCCGCTATTTCCTGGAGATCTTCATCATATTCCTTCCATTGTACTTCCATGCAATCTATGGAATCTACATTGCGTTCACGTCCAAGAATAACGCCAGCAGATTCGGATTCTTCCGTAACTGGATGTTCCTTCTTCAACGTGTATCCGGCGTCATCACGTTCATCTTCGTCACATGGCATGTCTGGCAGACACGGGTCGCTGTATTCTTCGGCGCGACAGTGAACTTCCAAATGATGGAGGAGATATTCTCCAACCCATTCATGGTCGCATTCTACGTGCTGGGTGTCCTGTCTACGATCTTCCACTTCGCCAATGGCCTATGGTCATTCTGCGTCAGCTGGGGAATCACGGTCACACCGCGTTCACAGCGCATCGCTACATACGTGACGATCGGGATCTTCCTTGCGCTTTCCATCGTGGGTATGCGCGCCATCTTTGCTTTTATCGTATAA